The DNA region TGGACCGGGTGGCCGTGGCGCTCAACAAGGCGTGAGCCGCCGGCGCGCCAGCGGGAGGGACGGGCCGTGAGCCAGACGACGACGCACGACATCGGGATGGAGGGGCTGGACTCGCTGACCGGCGTGGACGCCCTGTGCCTGTTCGTGGCCGAGGACGACCGGCCCCTGCCCGCCACCGCGGGCTTCGTCGACTGGCGCCTGTGCGGCGCGCTGTCGCGGGTGCTCCAGGGCGGGTTCTTCTCCGGGACGAAGGACGACTGGCTCCTGCTGCCCTCGGACGGGAAGCTGGAGGTGCCGCGCGTCTTCGTCGTGGGGCTGGGGCGCCGCAAGACGCTCGACGCGGACGGCCTGCGCGAGGCGCTGGCGGAGGCGGGCAAGGTGCTCAGCCGCGCCCGGGT from Myxococcus stipitatus includes:
- a CDS encoding M17 family peptidase N-terminal domain-containing protein — its product is MSQTTTHDIGMEGLDSLTGVDALCLFVAEDDRPLPATAGFVDWRLCGALSRVLQGGFFSGTKDDWLLLPSDGKLEVPRVFVVGLGRRKTLDADGLREALAEAGKVLSRARVESVALEVPGAGALEDAARAEAFQKGFVPAFKGARVALLADKGLVRLLPARKG